Proteins from a genomic interval of Candidatus Bathyarchaeota archaeon:
- a CDS encoding zinc-ribbon domain-containing protein, protein MGERFYRREELAGKLVYDDKALRVGEVVDVGYSKDGRTALIVRVEGGEERVIPFTMVGEIGDIILLKPAEPEKQTAVVEVTPQPQPTPPEPGKTAPMAAREGEKTCPKCGRLNIARAKFCIKCGYKFP, encoded by the coding sequence TTGGGGGAGCGTTTCTATCGTAGGGAGGAGCTCGCTGGCAAGCTCGTCTACGATGATAAGGCCTTGAGGGTCGGCGAGGTTGTGGATGTGGGCTACAGCAAGGATGGGCGCACAGCCCTCATAGTCAGGGTTGAAGGGGGAGAGGAGAGGGTTATCCCATTCACGATGGTAGGGGAGATAGGCGACATAATACTCCTGAAACCCGCCGAGCCGGAGAAGCAGACAGCCGTGGTGGAGGTTACCCCTCAGCCTCAGCCCACGCCGCCTGAGCCGGGGAAGACGGCTCCAATGGCCGCCCGGGAGGGGGAGAAGACCTGCCCCAAATGCGGCCGCCTGAACATAGCCAGGGCGAAGTTCTGCATCAAATGCGGATACAAGTTCCCCTGA